Sequence from the Rhizophagus irregularis chromosome 5, complete sequence genome:
TCAATTGTTGCCAGGACAGCAGCAAAATGGTATTAGACCGCAAGCGCGTTCGCAATTCAATATACGACCTATATACATACGGCAAAATGTGGCAAATATGGGAAATGTTCCAATGATTCCACAACAAGTAGCGGCACAACAATTAATGAATGGAGGAGGTCAATGGATTTTTCAGCAAAACCAAAACCAACCACTTCAGCAACCACCAAATCCTCAAAATTCTTGGAATAATAATGGCAACGTAAGTggtaaacaataaaatttttttttctcgtttaAAAAACGAGAACAATTTTGAGATAaacgaaattataattttagtgttaggaattaattatataatataatttattgaagaGATATGCGCTATTGTATAACAATCGTTAAAGGCGGTATATTTCTTCTGGATtctgtaaatatttttgtattatgttGAGTGTATGTATATAAAAACAGAAATCAAATTCTTTTGAGTGTATACGAATGGCATACACAATcatatatgttaataattttaatatattttgggGGAGTATTGTTGCGCTTCAGTGTCTCCATTAGTAATATGAACCTTTtcttagatttatttaaatggcAACTAAATTAAGTACAAAgtgttattaaaatttatcataaatggAAAGATATTTGCTATCtcaatagaaaaataaaatgttttcagttatatcttatttaattataatttctagATTCATTTATTGTCTTCTTCGGCATCCTGAAACatttcatcatcataattattctGTAGATGTGATTGTTGTTGAGTAGCTGTATTACTAGTATtattagtattgttagtattgttagttGGAGGGCTATCAATAATAGATTCTAAATATGCTAACGAGGCCTAGTTAAATTCAAAGCGAATTAGGTTTTTGAATGTTACATAaacgataagaaagaaaataattaaaatgataatcaCTCTGCCAATTTCACTTAATTCTTGTTCATCACTTGGAGCAGCTGCAAACCATTGACTATTATCATCGTCATTACCATTaccataataaaattcatcatCAGGATCTTCTTCATCCATAAACTCTTTATCTGGATGTAATGCCGCGCATTCAGATAGCGCTTCAAATATTGCGTCAACTTTTCGGGAATTAAGTCATTTAATTAGTAACTATCATTCATTGCATAAGccaatttaattataacaacATACGGGCACCGATATCATCAGGAATAAATTTCAGTTCTGTTGTGATATCGTCTTCCTCTTCATCAACTTCTCGTGATGTTAATGATGCTAAAGGTTGTTGAGTTGGGGTTCCAGTAGAAACGTTAAATCTTTCGTTTAATTGTGTATAAATACATGGTCCAGTACTGTCCGGCGCTTGTTGTCTTGATATAGCGTGTATTATTATAGTAGGATAATCAATTGCCAGTCCTGTATTTGTGTCCCaggaataaaaatataacttactTTTCAAATtcgaatattatattaatatggaaagttttaaaaagaaataataacgaAACATTCAAGATTATACCATTTACCTTTCCGTTACCCATAATGTTCCTTTACCTAAAATAGTATCGGGAACTGGGGGAGTAAATCGTACATAAACATTCTGTTGTATATGACGAGCGATTGGCTCTATTATAGCATCAGGAGAATTCTGTTGTAAATGTCGCGCTTCTTCACGTGTAATCACAGCTGGCGGTGTTGTAAGTAAGATAATTGCcataattttacttttgatTTCAACTTATAGGTTAACTTATAGCTTGAATATGAACACTTGTCTGTCCATTGCAGTGTCCATTGCaacctttttaaataataattcaatgaAGTAAAATGATTggccaaaaaattattaatcatttgattatcttaaaatttctGTCAGAATATTAGATATGGCTACTAAAGGACcgccaagaaaaaaaataaagaaacataaTACTCTTTTAactgaagaaaataataaaaaacaacaagaagaaattttagGAACTGTTATTGCTCAGTTAAAATCTATCGAAGGTGAAATTATTGGTGCTCCTTTAAGTTTACCTGCCAATGTTACTCCTGAACAACTTGAATTATTAGTCAATCAATTGCTATCAAATGTAagtaaagttatttattcagttaaaaaatttgaattaaattaattgataatttttttacaggaCGAACCGCTTCCTTACTCATTTTCTGTTGATGATAAAGAGATAACTAGTACactttataaagatattatccaaggattaaaaaaatcaacagaAGATGTTTTGACTATTGTCTATCAACCACAAGCTATATTTCGTGTTCGAGCTGTGACCCGTTGTACTTCTACACTAAATGGTAATTACGCTTTTTGAACctaatttatattcttatactgaatttcttcaattaacaGGACATAATGATGCTATCCTGTCGGTTAGCTTTAGTCCTGATGGCACTCAACTTGCCACAGGTTCAGGTACGTgagaaaataaattgtttttggACTATTACGGCAAAGTTTCTCTTATCCATCTTAAATTAGGCGACACGACTGTAAGAATATGGGATCTCAACACGGAAACACCTCATTTTACGTGCAaaggttatttatttaataatttttatgatttaactAATTAGCTATcacttatattttttaacttatttaagaGTTGAACTCTTATTTAAAGATTTCTCtttcgtttaaaaaataattgctGATAGCCATTTTGATCCATATTACAGGTCACACAAATTGGGTCTTGTACATCTCATGGTCTCCAAATGGTAAATTATTAGCTTCTGGAAGTATGGATAAAACAGTTAGATTATGGATCCCGTCAACAGGAAAGTCACTAGGAGATCCATTAAAAGGGCATACACAATGTATAACTTGTCTAGCATGGGAACCACAGCATCTGTACATATACAATTAATCTCCTTTTATCATTCAAAGCGCAATTCATTCCatattattgatttcttttacattttctttAAGGAATCCTAAATGCAATCGATTGGCGTCATCATCAAAAGATGGCACGATTAGGGTATGGGATACAACATTACGACGTGTTGTAATGACAATGTCGCAACATACTGCAGCTGTTACATGTATAAAATGGGGAGGGGATGGGTTACTTTATTCTTCTAGTCGGGATAAAACAATTAAGGTTTGGGATGCAATTCAAGGAAAGCTTGTTAGGACTTTAGAAGGTCATGGTCATTGGGTTAATACTATGGCATTAAGCACTGATTTTGTATTAAGGACTGGTGCTTTTGATCATACCGGTAAAATTTCGAAAGATGAAAaggaaggtaaaaaaatttcttatatctATGAATATGTTTATAAGTAACATAATGACAATTTATTTGTTCTTATGTAGCACAAGAGTGGGCTTTATCTAGGTATAAAGCTGCAGTGGGAAACAAACCAGAACGTTTAGTTTCTGGTAGTGACGATTTTACAATGCTTTTTTGGGAACCAAGCACGAGTAAAAAACCAATTGCTAGATTAACAGGTCATCAAAAATTAGTTAATCATGTTAGTTTTTCACCGGATGGACACTTATTTGCTAGTGCAAGTTTTGATAATTCTGTAAAACTTTGGGATGGTTTAACTGGAAAGTGAGTAAATAGTAAAATCATGTACACACGATATACTTATTTACAATTtgcttattatatatataggttTATTGCTTCATTAAGAGGTCATGTTTGTCCTGTTTATCAAGTTTGTTGGTCTTCTGATAGTAGATTGCTTATAAGTGCTAGTAAAGATAGCACCATAAAGATTTGGgatttaaaatctaataagATTAAATTAGATTTGCCAGGACATTTAGATGAAGttcgtatattattatatgggtttattttattaagttgCGAAGcttaatacttattttttgtTCTTACAGGTATTCAGTGTGGATTGGAGCCCAAGTGGTGAAAAAGTTGCAAGTGGTGGTAAAGATAGACAATTGAAGATGTAAGttctcaaattttaaattgaccaagtatataatgatattaactTTATCTTTCTTTAACTTTATAGATggagaaattaatattataatagaaatactattatttttcagagttacaatttattatcattttcaacCAATTCAGATCTAAAAATACATATAGCAAAAAAAAGGTGACGAAATAagattttgtattaaataaaaaaagacagATGATTATCTATCATACTGAATGGAAAAAAAGTTACCTCTcgtacaattttttaaatgaaggtCCTATCTCGTTAATCATATCAGAAGTTTGTACTGAACGTCCAAATTTCTTAAAAGCAGAACGTGAACATTCTCTTGTAAGGGTACATGCAGCATAACTAGCCAACATTGGAACTTCTGAAggtgaaattaaattatcatgtCTTCAATTATGAGTCGAATCGAAAATCATAATGTAAAGAGTTAATGGTATATACTAGAGATTTTATCGAATTTACTTATAAATACTCACTGCCAAAGTTTATTATGATAAGCCGAACCCCAAGCCATAAAAGTGGCAATAAGCCCAGTAAGAATATCTCCTTGTCCACCACACCGTTTAAGTCCTCCTTCATTATCAACCTTAAAtacttttcaaaataacttGTAAGTtaatgcaaatattaaaaaacgctAATTTCACACATGAATACCTTCATTTCCATTggaaattaaatcatattgcCCCTTCTGGACGATTGTTACTCCATCAAACGCTTGGCTTAATAACCCAGCCATTTTATCCTTGTGGTTGTCTTCGAAATTAATCTTCTAAGGATTTAAAAgatatattcattaaattttaatttatgatttcAAACAcgtaaattttaacatttaccATTTCTTCACAAAGTCGTTTAAATTCAGCGACATTAGGTGTCAAGATTGCATTAGGATAACCCTTAATAATTTCTGGATGATTTTGAATAAGGTACAAACCGtcctaaagaaataattaacgTAAATAAGCATAATATGTAACAcgacataaataaaatgattgcATACTGCGTCAATGACAAGTGGTAAGTCCTTTTCTTTCGCCTTTGCAATAATACCCTTGGCGCACTCCAACATCATATTATCCCTTGATAATCCAGGACCTATAACCATAACGTGTAATCTTGGTAACAGTTTTGccacattatttattatttcttctgaAGTCTTGTCCGTATCACtgttaataaatgaataagtaaattaattatcaaaaatatatagaataaaGGAATTATAATACCAACTCGGATCTACGTAGATAAGGATGTACCATTAAGTCTACATCAATAATCATTTCGTTAGAAGAGATGGACTCGTACAATATAAAGTGGATTCATAAATCAATCACGATATGTCTAGCCCGAATAATTTGGATATTAATTCAGTCTGaatttaaaactaattatCGTGATTGAATTATGAATACATATTCACTTAAACGcgtcaaaaaaatatagaaaatatattaataccaGGAGTATAGCTCtgaaaagatatttaaaaaattaatttataatatatataaattataacaataatgaattaaataagttaaattaccTTAATTGCCACCGCTGCTGTTGGTTGACATACCACGAAAGCCATATCAGCTCCCTTTTTGAATATTGTCGAAACGAAGACGAattaattataccaaaaagaattaaaatttatgaattaacTACTGAATGGAACATATTTGACTTACAAGTTTCAAAGCTgaaaaagaactaaaatagGGAGCACCCGtatatctaaattttaaaCTGTCAGTTAATTGAAATAATCGAACAGGCGCATGTAAACGTAATATTTACTCATCAGAGCCACCGACAACGCAGACTCTACCTATAGGCAAATcgttaatttagaatttaaaatcAGCTCAAAAAGATGACTTTAAAAACAGACTTTAAAATGGGACCTGCTTGGCCTTTATGATATCCTGACGAAAGCGGGGGAATTAATTGAcgaattttatcaattactGCCATTGTGACCATCGTTTGGGTCATTTTGATAAtcgatatttatatattacaagtCACATGTTAAATACAAAGTCGTAATAATTCCTTACAGCTTATACTAAACTAAAACCCAAAAAATGCctaaaaaatttgcatatttttttcgtaaaggTGATGTAACGTAACAATCTAAAGTTCTTTTTAAGGTTATATGATTTCGAAAcgagaatttttctaaataagaGTTTCCTTCTATAATGAGTAGAATGAGACTTATTTTACGATGTGAGCCTATACGGACggaaatttatgcaaaatttttcTCTCTTTCAAATTGTGCAAAAATCAAATCGTAATCCTCAAATTCATAAAGGATTCGATCTTTTCTAGAGTATCCATTAATATCATCAACAGATACAACCAATAATTTCTTATTGTCATTGTCTTCTCGTGTCTTGAAAACAGTTACGCTAAACTTTTCCGGCTTAAAAATAGCAATAACTTTATGAATAACATCCGCAATAGTTCCGTGACCTA
This genomic interval carries:
- a CDS encoding Notchless protein 1 codes for the protein MATKGPPRKKIKKHNTLLTEENNKKQQEEILGTVIAQLKSIEGEIIGAPLSLPANVTPEQLELLVNQLLSNDEPLPYSFSVDDKEITSTLYKDIIQGLKKSTEDVLTIVYQPQAIFRVRAVTRCTSTLNGHNDAILSVSFSPDGTQLATGSGDTTVRIWDLNTETPHFTCKGHTNWVLYISWSPNGKLLASGSMDKTVRLWIPSTGKSLGDPLKGHTQCITCLAWEPQHLNPKCNRLASSSKDGTIRVWDTTLRRVVMTMSQHTAAVTCIKWGGDGLLYSSSRDKTIKVWDAIQGKLVRTLEGHGHWVNTMALSTDFVLRTGAFDHTGKISKDEKEAQEWALSRYKAAVGNKPERLVSGSDDFTMLFWEPSTSKKPIARLTGHQKLVNHVSFSPDGHLFASASFDNSVKLWDGLTGKFIASLRGHVCPVYQVCWSSDSRLLISASKDSTIKIWDLKSNKIKLDLPGHLDEVFSVDWSPSGEKVASGGKDRQLKIWRN